The window GATCAATTTGATCAATCAACCTCTTTTGTTGCTGTCAAACATGTCAAACATGATGACAGTAAAGCTTGACAGTTCCaactatatagtttggaaacatcAAATCTCAATGGTGCTTGAAACTTACTCCTTATTTGAGTTACTCGATGATACTCAACCAATTCCTGAGAAATTCCTCATAGATTCTTCAGGATCTGTTACTGCAATCTTCAATCCAAAGTATTTAATCTGGAAATCAAAGGAGAAAGCACTTCTTACCTTCATTAGTTCAACGTTGACTCCTTTAGTTCTTGCTCTAACTGTGGGATGTCACTCAGCAAAGGAAGTTTGGAAAGTTCTTGAAAACCGTTTTTCTTCAGTCTCTAGATCATACATTATGAATCTAAAATGAGAACTTCACAACATTAGGAAGGGCTGTGATTCTGTTGATCTGTATCTTCAAAAGATCAAGGTTGTGAGGGATAAGCTAATGGCAGTTGGAATAATtcttgatgatgaagaattACTTCACATAGCCATCAAAGGCCTTCCCAAAGAATTCAATGCTTTCAAATCTGCTATATGAACAAGGAGTACACAAGTGAATTTTGATGAACTCACTACTCTACTTGGTGCAGAAGAGGAATCTTTGAATGAGTCTAATGATGTTAAAGAGACTTTTGCTATGGCAGTGAATGCCACACCTAGATCAGGTGGTGGTGGCTATAATCAGTACAACAACAGAGGAAGAGGAAGGAATAACAATAATAGAGGAAGAGGAAATGGTGGTGGTAGAGCATCTAATGCTTTTCCACATCAGTTTTCATCATACACCTCAAATCAGAACCATTCAAATCAGTTCTCTCCATCATCAAAGTTTCAAGGTTCAAGAAATGAGAGGCCATCATGTCAGATATGTGGGAAGAATGGTCATACAGCAATTGATTGTTACCATCGCATGGACTATGCCTACCACGGAAAACACCCTCCAACCAAGTTAGCTGCTATGGCAACAGCTTCCAATGCTTCAATTGCTCAAGAATAGCCTTGGCTAGCTGACAGTGCTGCAACGGATCATGTCACATCCAGCCTCAATGCACTCTCCTTTCCCAAACCTTACACTGGACAGGATCACCTAACTGTTGGTAATGGTCAAAACCTTCCTATCACTCACATAGGTAAAGTTCAATTCCCTATTCAACACTCATGCTTACATCTTAATAATGTCCTTAGGGTGCCTTCAATAGCTTCAAATCTTGCTTCTGTTCACAAACTCTGCCATGATAATAATTCTTGGTGTTATTTTGATGAAAACCTTTTATCTGTTCAGGCCTTGAACACAGGGAGAGTACTTTACCAGGGCAGGAGTGAACAGGGTGTATACCCTATCTACCCTAGTAAAGCTCCTAATCTGTCCTTACCTTCTAGAGTCTGCAATCATGTTGCCTCCACCTCTTCACTTTGGGAACTATGGCACAACAGGCTTGGTCATCCACATGCTCAAGTCCTGCAAACACTTCTCCCTAGTCTTAAGgtttcttcaaataattgtacCAGTGTATCTTGTACACACTATCTTAGTGGGAAAATTCATAAACTCCCCTTTCCTACTTCCCATTTTACTGCTCATTCCCCACTTGAATTAGTTCACTCTGATGTATGGGGCCCTGCTCCAGTTTCTTCTATCAATAAATTCAAGTATTATGTGTTGTTTGTTGATCACTATACTCGGTTTACTTGGGTTTATTTCCTTCAACACAAGTTTGAAGTCTTTTCTATGTTTGTTAAGTTCAAATCCATGGCTGAAACACAGTTCTCATCAAAACTTAAAATCTTAAGATCAGATGGGGATTGTGAGTATATTTCTAAGGAGTTTAAGTCTTACTTATCTGCCTATGGTATTCTCCATCAACTCTCTTGTCCATACACTCCACAGCAGAATGGATTGGTAGAACGAAAACATAGACATATTGTAGAAACAACAATTACTTTACTGTCTAAGGCTTCCCTACCTTTCCAATTTTGGTCTTATGCTGTTCAAATTGCAGTTTTTCTTATAAACTTGCTTCCTACTGCAACACTTCAGTTCCACTCACCATATTATCTGTTGTATCACTCCCAACCTGATCTCAATCAGCTCAGGATCTTTGGATGTGCTTGTTATCCCCTTCTCAAACCTTACACCTCACACAAGCTTGAACCTAGAACCAAGGAATGTGTATTTCTAGGTTACTCTTCTGTTTCCAAAGGTTACCTATGTTTTGATCCCATTACAAATTCTATGTATACCTCTAGGCATGTTTTGTTTAATGAATCCAAATTCCCTTTTCCTACACTGACTTCTTCTTCCTCACAATCACCTGTTTCTCCTACATCTCACTCAATTTGGTTGTCTAATCTTCTTTACTTACACTCTCTTCATCAACCTTCTATTTTAGGGCCAACCCCACAGTCTGTCACTCCTGTCACACCTCTTGCCACTTCCTTTGATCAACCCTCTCACACAGTTCATTCTCCTGCTCCTGCTTCACCTAGTTGCACTGCAACTTGCTCCCATCCTCCTTCCACAGCTCCTATTAGTTCTACTTTGCCATCATTGCCTGCTTCTGTCCCACAAATTTCCTCCTCTAGTGACCTTTTACCCTTACCAATTTTTCCTATTAACACTCACTCCATGCAAACTAGGTCCAAGAGTGGCATATCCAAACCTAAACTCTGCTATAAGGCCACTCTGGACTATAATTTCACTGAACCACCTACCTACAAAATAGCTTCTTCTTATCTAAATTGGTGCAAGGCAATGGATGCTGAATTTGATGCATTGCAGAAACAGCAAACCTGGGTTCTTGTTCCTCCTTCTGATCATTTCAATCTGGTAGGGTGTAAATGGGTTTACAAATTGAAGCTTCACAGTGATGGTTCAATAGCTAGATACAAGGCCAGGCTGGTAGCCAAGGGGTTTCATCAACAACTTGGAATTGATTTCACAGAAACATTCAGTCCTGTTATAAAACCTGCTACTGTCAGATTGGTCTTGGGCATTGCTGTCAGCCTTAACTAGTCTATTAGGCAATTGGATGTCTCCAATGCCTTCCTTCATGGCTATCTCAAGGAGGAGGTTTATATGCAGCAGCCACAGGGTTATGTTCATCCCTCTAAACCTCATTATGTCTGCAAATTACTCAAATCTCTTTATGGATTGAAGCAGGCACCCCGGGCATGGTTTGAGAGGTTCACTTCTCAATTGCTTCATCTTGGTTTTGTGGCTTCCTTGGCAGATTCTTCTCTGTTTGTTTATCAGTCTGGCTCTACTATTCTCTACCTACTGctgtatgttgatgatattatcATCACTGGTAATGCTCCTAACCAGATTACCTGTCTCATCTCAGCTCTCAGTGCCACTTTTGATCTCAAGGATCTTGGCCCCCTCAATTACTTTCTGGGTATTCAAATCACACCCACCAAGTATGGTCTTACCTTATCCCAGACAAAGTATGCTTCTGATGTTCTTCATCGTTTCAATATGCATAACTCCAAGACTAAAACTCCCTGTTGTCCTGCCACAAGACTTACTCCAGACTTTGGTATGCCCTTGTCTGATCCATCTACTTATAGAAGCATGGTTGGCGCACTGCAGTACCTTACATTCACTAGACCAGATTTGGCATTTAGTGTTCATCAGTTATGTCAATTTATGCAATTTCCTACATCTACTCATCTGGAGGCTGCTAAGAGAGTTCTCAGATATGTGAGGGGCACTCTTTCTCATGGCATTTATTTCTCTCGAGGTCCCTTTACTTTAACTGCCTTCACAGACGCTGATTGGGCAGGTGACCCTTTTGACAGGAAGTCCACCACTGGGTTTATGGTGTTTTTAGGCTCCAATCCTATTTCTTGGTCATCTAAGAAGCAGAGCACTGTGTCCAGATCCTTCACAGAAGCTGAGTATCGTGCACTTGCCACCACTGCTGCTGAGCTTTCCTGGCTTCATCAGTTGTTTCGTGATCTTCTACTTTTCCTTCATCATGTTCCAGTTTTATGGTGTGACAATGTGTCTGCCCTTGCTCTTGCTTCGAATCCAGTTTTTCATGCTCGTACTAAGCATGTCGAAGTGGATTATCATTTCATCAGAGAACGTGTTCTTCGCAAGGACTTAGCTATTTCCTTTGTTTCTGGCAAAGATAATCTTGCAGATATATTCACTAAGCCTTTGCCTGGTCCTTTGTTTCTCCTATTTCGGGACAAACTCATGCCTCGTTCCTTCCCCATTCGTTTGAGGGGGGATGATAACAATAGAAAAACAGAGCATCATTTACAGTTAAAGGAAGAAGATGGTTAAGCACGTATTGGACTCATACACACGTGTGAACCACTAAATTAAACTATGTCGTTTCAGTGTGGGT of the Quercus robur chromosome 10, dhQueRobu3.1, whole genome shotgun sequence genome contains:
- the LOC126703907 gene encoding uncharacterized mitochondrial protein AtMg00810-like gives rise to the protein MQQPQGYVHPSKPHYVCKLLKSLYGLKQAPRAWFERFTSQLLHLGFVASLADSSLFVYQSGSTILYLLLYVDDIIITGNAPNQITCLISALSATFDLKDLGPLNYFLGIQITPTKYGLTLSQTKYASDVLHRFNMHNSKTKTPCCPATRLTPDFGMPLSDPSTYRSMVGALQYLTFTRPDLAFSVHQLCQFMQFPTSTHLEAAKRVLRYVRGTLSHGIYFSRGPFTLTAFTDADWAGDPFDRKSTTGFMVFLGSNPISWSSKKQSTVSRSFTEAEYRALATTAAELSWLHQLFRDLLLFLHHVPVLWCDNVSALALASNPVFHARTKHVEVDYHFIRERVLRKDLAISFVSGKDNLADIFTKPLPGPLFLLFRDKLMPRSFPIRLRGDDNNRKTEHHLQLKEEDG